The following coding sequences lie in one Daphnia pulex isolate KAP4 chromosome 1, ASM2113471v1 genomic window:
- the LOC124202645 gene encoding solute carrier family 2, facilitated glucose transporter member 3-like translates to MSVSDSRRDRVWGSVDRAINGVVRSHLDSDGVQEPFLTDSDGKRPTSIDQNESWSSLLIVTAAATTVGTVIPAGYNIGILNSPQQIIVDFCNASILHNYGTVIEETPLELLWAFVVSIFLIGGGLGAFIAGSIANRIGRKNTLLVIISLNVIAAIFYGTCGLAKSVEMLLIARLIVGIGAGLSTTFVPLYFSELSTPATQNVLGLLCPVGINVGLFIGQVLSLEKLLGNEEDWNWLLALTCIPALLCLAVWYYLPETPRYLFVIQQKTDTAFKELSRLRGLPIDKLGPEIEELRREATRVTAEIPSDGMNSQSNWTWKTIWANKNLRWPVICVMVMHFGNQISGINAVLYYSTDIFLSAGLDRQQAELAILGAGFINVVMTASVVFLTARFCRRPLMMISTSGISIFLTILAICIYFISKATWIPYCCIAALLLFVVFFDLGVGPLPFFLPTELIPAGPRPLVMSLGCLVNFATNFVIGMTFPSLQSLMGVYVFAIFAVGTFAQAVFLFFKLPETFRPPRSFSSAATILH, encoded by the exons ATGAGCGTGAGCGACAGCAGGCGGGATAGAGTCTGGGGATCGGTGGACAGGGCAATAAACGGAGTCGTTCGTTCTCACTTGGATTCTGACGGAGTTCAGGAACCTTTTTTGACAGATTCCGATGGAAAGAGGCCGACTTCAATCGATCAA AACGAGTCCTGGAGCAGCCTATTGATCGTGACGGCAGCGGCTACCACAGTTGGCACTGTAATTCCCGCCGGTTACAACATTGGAATCTTGAATAGTCCACAACAA ATAATTGTGGATTTCTGCAATGCCAGTATATTGCACAATTATGGCACAGTTATTGAAGAGACTCCATTGGAATTACTTTGGGCTTTTGTCGTCAGTATTTTCTTGATTGGTGGTGGTCTGGGAGCCTTTATCGCCGGCTCCATAGCCAATCGAATTGGAAG GAAAAACACTTTACTAGTGATTATCTCGCTAAATGTGATAGCAGCTATCTTTTATGGCACGTGTGGCCTAGCCAAATCGGTTGAAATGTTACTGATAGCACGACTTATCGTGGGGATCGGTGCAG gCCTATCAACTACTTTCGtgcctctttatttttccgaaTTATCTACACCAGCCACACAAAACGTCCTTG GTCTCTTGTGCCCCGTCGGCATCAACGTAGGTCTCTTTATTGGCCAGGTTCTCAGCCTTGAAAAGCTACTAG gaaatgaagaagattgGAATTGGTTACTTGCCTTGACATGCATTCCGGCTTTATTGTGTCTAGCCGTCTGGTACTACCTTCCGGAAACTCCTCGGTATCTCTTTGTTATTCAGCAGAAAACTGACACGGCCTTTAAAG AGCTTTCTCGTCTAAGAGGACTTCCTATTGATAAACTTGGACCGGAAATTGAGGAATTGCGTCGAGAGGCCACACGGGTAACCGCCGAAATTCCAAGTGATGGAATGAACTCGCAATCAAACTGGACATGGAAAACTATTTGGGCCAACAAAAATCTCCGTTGGCCAGTCATTTGCGTAATGGTCATGCATTTCGGCAACCAAATTAGCGGCATTAATGCG gTTCTTTATTACTCGACAGACATTTTCTTGTCTGCAGGACTGGATAGGCAGCAAGCAGA GCTGGCTATTCTGGGTGCGGGTTTCATCAATGTTGTTATGACAGCTTCGGTCGTCTTCCTCACGGCAAGGTTTTGTCGACGCCCTTTAATGATGATCAGTACATCAGGGATCAGCATTTTTCTCACTATCCTCGCCATTTGCATCTATTTCATC AGTAAGGCTACGTGGATTCCTTATTGCTGCATCGCTGCTTTGTTGCTCTTCGTTGTTTTCTTCGACTTGGGTGTCGGTCCCTTACCATTCTTTCTCCCAACAG AGCTCATTCCGGCCGGACCGAGACCCCTTGTCATGTCGTTGGGTTGTctg GTGAATTTTGCCACCAACTTTGTGATCGGCATGACATTCCCCTCCTTGCAAAGCCTGATGGGCGTCTACGTTTTTGCCATTTTCGCAGTGGGCACATTCGCTCAAGCCGTATTCCTATTTTTCAAACTTCCTGAAACCTTTAGACCTCCACGATCGTTTTCTTCCGCAGCAACCATCCTACATtga
- the LOC124201819 gene encoding zinc finger MYND domain-containing protein 11-like, producing the protein MKARFGCASKKGKNNVGCVDLQSIIKTQMETSQAKSSLKVCRRGDPLTCQRIWDVIKELRIERKLATTKENVVQEFCNKYNVEGKYVKEQLKLLVEDKLILQKTIAAVKGSKKGVEQNIFVIPLDSEIDLTGKSDWYCFQCHKPGEVLNCVSCPRVYHIRCLENLETENTEEFVCPICKEVKPDPNLEDEDVRRDLNHLVYYACARLEEKLPLEKYVWKQKALNENAATPHTTDRCAARLSKLTKDLMATGGEEPETWRAKFLLRLPLRTVPNMIDRADRQVYKSLAEFHMDSLTIVHNITIFYGENHILADAARTMLRTCKFEIGEIHLCRDCYKRSNEPEGPDWFCIPCKPQHELVVAKAKGFPFWPAKVLSVTKDNQYNVRFFGHPHDRLTLDKIHTKPIDAIKAPPKGKRTTAWCKAVEELKKHQAMLASLGKSNDKSDDDVDTQDENVESPPLKKKKSSPSQPHLLKHCTVFLDHMDYSSLINKIDKRLEPIISGSELPFTEESVISQDESTGHAMLDLMILQDNPIFPEESETENAEKVMMDFRSPSATFSPSESNVELLAVREKMAAVQKDIDSKEQKIDVQEQLIKSQQKEIEALKESLASAIRSQQQVVETLKESQASEIRVLMANHAEEIARTKTKVWCSNLCGSEGIYHCCVTVSYCNPICQLEHWRKVHKRNCKRERVVGVEQSNNAEVNHS; encoded by the exons ATGAAAGCTAGATTTGGATGTGCttcgaaaaaaggaaaaaataacgttGGATGTGTTGATTtgcaatcaataataaaaacacaaatggAAACAAGTCAGGCAAAGTCAAGTCTAAAAGTTTGTCGGCGAGGAGATCCTCTGACTTGCCAACGTATTTGGGATGTTATTAAAGAGCTCAGAATTGAGAGGAAGTTGGcaaccacaaaagaaaatgttgttcagGAATTTTGCAATAAATATAATGTAGAAGGAAAATATGTGAAAGAACAGCTCAAGCTTTTAGTGGAAGATAAACTTATCTTGCAAAAGACCATTGCTGCTGTTAAAGGAAGTAAGAAGGGAGTCGAGCAAAACATTTTCGTAATTCCA ctTGATTCTGAAATAGATCTGACAGGGAAGAGTGACTGGTATTGTTTTCAATGTCACAAACCTGGTGAGGTATTGAATTGTGTCTCCTGCCCACGTGTGTACCACATCAGATGTTTGGAAAACTTAGAAACAGAGAACACTGAAGAATTTGTGTGTCCAATATGCAAA gAAGTTAAACCTGACCCCAATCTAGAAGATGAGGATGTCAGACGAGATCTTAATCATCTTGTTTATTATGCATGTGCGAGACTTGAAGAAAAG CTACCCCTGGAAAAGTATGTTTGGAAGCAAAAAGCTCTTAACGAAAATGCAGCGACTCCACATACGACTGACAGATGTGCTGCTCGACTTTCGAAATT AACCAAGGATCTAATGGCTACTGGTGGTGAAGAACCAGAAACATGGCGAGCCAAATTTCTGCTTAGGCTGCCTTTGAGAACTGTTCCAAATATGATTGATAGGGCTGACCGACAAGTTTACAAATCATTAGCCGAGTTTCATATGGACTCGTTAACCATCGTACACAACATTACTATCTTCTATGGAG AGAACCATATTTTGGCTGATGCTGCTAGGACAATGTTGCGGACgtgtaaatttgaaattggagAAATTCATTTGTGTCGGGATTGTTACAAAAGGTCGAATGAGCCAGAAGGACCGGACTGGTTTTGTATTCCCTGTAAACCACAACACGAACTCGTTGTTGCCAAGGCGAAAGGTTTTCCATTTTGGCCTGCCAAA GTTCTCAGCGTAACAAAAGATAACCAGTACAATGTTCGATTTTTTGGCCACCCACACGACCGATTAACTTTGGATAAAATTCACACCAAGCCAATTGATGCTATTAAAGCCCCG ccCAAAGGCAAGAGAACTACAGCTTGGTGCAAAGCCGTTGAAGAACTCAAGAAACATCAGGCGATGCTTGCTTCTCTTGGCAAATCGAATGATAAAAGCGATGACGACGTCGATACTCAAGATGAGAACGTTGAATCGCctcctttgaagaaaaagaaatcatcgcCTAGCCAACCCCATCTCCTAAAACACTGTACAGTGTTTCTCGACCATATGGATTACTCGTCTTTGATTAATAAAATAGACAAAAGGTTGGAACCAATAATTAGTGGTTCAGAGTTGCCTTTCACG gAAGAGAGCGTAATTTCTCAGGACGAGTCGACCGGCCATGCAATGTTGGATTTGATGATACTTCAAGATAATCCCATATTTCCAGAAGAGAGCGAAACCGAAAACGCAGAAAAGGTTATGATGGACTTCAGATCACCCTCTGCAACGTTTTCGCCAAGTGAATCAAATGTCGAATTGTTAGCtgtgagagaaaaaatggctgccgtACAGAAGGATATTGACAGTAAAGAGCAAAAGATTGATGTACAAGAACAACTAATTAAGAGTCaacagaaagaaattgaagctCTTAAAGAAAGCCTCGCTTCTGCGATTCGAAGTCAACAGCAAGTAGTTGAAACTCTTAAAGAAAGTCAAGCTTCCGAGATTCGTGTTCTGATGGCCAATCATGCTGAAGAAATTGCTAGAACCAAAACCAAAGTTTGG tgTTCTAATCTATGCGGATCTGAAGGGATTTATCATTGCTGTGTCACTGTTTCATACTGCAATCCTATCTGCCAACTAGAGCATTGGAGAAAGGTTCATAAGAGAAACTGCAAAAGGGAGAGAGTAGTAGGCGTGGAACAGTCGAATAATGCTGAAGTTAACCATTCCTAA